A window of the Acidovorax sp. YS12 genome harbors these coding sequences:
- a CDS encoding flavin reductase family protein — MFATGVTIITARGPGGELAGLTASSFNSVSLTPPLVLWSLSHQTASLQAFASCTHYAINVLAVEQRHLAERFATRGIDRWGGVGHRPGVNGAPVLDGAAAVFECFNRSQYVEGDHTIFIGEVERCGHREGASPLLYHGGMFYTEHLLGSLSAAAARPLHK; from the coding sequence ATGTTCGCCACCGGGGTGACCATCATCACGGCACGCGGGCCGGGCGGGGAACTGGCGGGCCTCACGGCCAGTTCGTTCAACTCGGTGTCGCTCACCCCGCCGCTGGTGCTGTGGAGCCTGTCGCACCAGACCGCGTCGCTGCAGGCATTCGCCTCCTGCACGCATTACGCCATCAACGTGCTGGCGGTGGAGCAGCGCCACCTGGCGGAGCGCTTCGCCACGCGCGGCATCGACCGCTGGGGCGGCGTGGGCCACCGCCCGGGCGTCAACGGCGCGCCGGTGCTCGATGGCGCCGCGGCAGTGTTCGAGTGCTTCAACCGCAGCCAGTACGTGGAGGGCGACCACACCATCTTCATCGGCGAGGTGGAGCGCTGCGGCCACCGGGAAGGCGCTTCGCCGCTGCTGTACCACGGCGGCATGTTCTACACCGAGCACCTGCTGGGCAGCCTCTCGGCCGCTGCCGCGCGGCCTTTGCACAAGTAG
- a CDS encoding DUF2817 domain-containing protein yields the protein MMVTPVANMPSASRNSRGEKLGVRAMSGVSGVTVVVRTQGARRSRAINYYRPPPRGVLPRGLQAFPIVRLPRVPFRALRPARALARGALALACAAVQATPAQPPSACAQWLHRLPGIQARQCAAAQLTPSGSHSQQGRPLFWRDVQPADGTPAPLRVLVVGAMHGDELTSASLALHWIALAEKAQRPVHWRFIPVLNPDGLLARRPTRVNARGVDLNRNFRTPGWEHDAPQYWEKRTRKDPRRWPGPAPLSEPESQFLHAQMETFRPQLVVSIHAPYGVLDFDGPHEPPQRLGRLRLDRVGVFPGSLGHYGGVLQGMPVVTIELDHAQRMPRDAEVRSMWNDLLRWMDTRLMPPALKASPRRQQN from the coding sequence ATGATGGTCACCCCGGTGGCGAACATGCCCAGCGCATCGCGGAATTCGCGCGGTGAAAAGCTCGGTGTCAGGGCAATGTCGGGGGTGTCAGGGGTCACTGTGGTGGTGCGCACGCAGGGCGCGCGGCGCTCAAGGGCAATCAATTATTATCGCCCCCCTCCCCGTGGCGTGCTGCCGCGGGGGCTACAGGCTTTCCCCATCGTGCGTCTCCCCCGTGTCCCCTTCCGTGCCTTGCGGCCAGCGCGTGCGCTGGCACGGGGGGCGCTGGCCCTGGCATGCGCCGCCGTGCAGGCCACCCCGGCGCAGCCGCCGTCGGCCTGCGCGCAGTGGCTGCACCGCCTGCCGGGCATACAGGCCAGGCAGTGCGCGGCGGCGCAGCTCACGCCCAGCGGCAGCCACTCGCAGCAGGGGCGGCCCCTGTTCTGGCGCGACGTGCAGCCCGCGGACGGCACGCCCGCGCCGCTGCGCGTGCTGGTGGTGGGCGCCATGCATGGCGACGAGCTGACCTCGGCCTCGCTCGCGCTGCACTGGATCGCGCTGGCCGAGAAGGCGCAGCGCCCGGTGCACTGGCGCTTCATCCCCGTGCTCAACCCCGACGGGCTGCTGGCGCGCCGCCCCACGCGCGTCAATGCGCGCGGCGTGGACCTGAACCGCAACTTCCGCACCCCCGGCTGGGAGCACGACGCCCCGCAGTACTGGGAAAAGCGCACGCGCAAAGACCCGCGCCGCTGGCCCGGCCCGGCGCCGCTGTCGGAACCCGAGTCGCAGTTCCTGCACGCGCAGATGGAGACGTTCCGCCCGCAGCTCGTGGTGAGCATCCACGCGCCCTACGGCGTGCTCGATTTCGACGGCCCGCACGAGCCGCCGCAGCGCCTGGGCCGCCTGCGCCTGGACCGCGTGGGCGTGTTCCCCGGCTCCCTGGGCCACTACGGCGGCGTGCTGCAGGGCATGCCGGTGGTCACCATCGAGCTGGACCACGCCCAGCGCATGCCGCGCGACGCCGAGGTGCGCTCGATGTGGAACGACCTGCTGCGCTGGATGGATACGCGGCTGATGCCGCCAGCCCTGAAAGCCAGCCCTCGCAGGCAACAGAACTGA
- a CDS encoding DUF3375 domain-containing protein produces the protein MPTLDQQRTHKYIAARQQHPAWLLLASRRAPLTLSCLDALFEHQRDGVGFDAAVQALADMLAAHANQPEYDIDPADLPAQARRELREWIRRGLVTEREGRVHETDALKTALRFVAQLDGRMMTSTASRLAVVQREIDNLATALDPDPASRAEHLERRMQDLQQQLDDVRAGRITALTPEQAVEGIREVHALATSLRADFRRVEDSWREADRALRQAILGAQHHRGAVMDQLLDGHASLLNTQEGRVFENFQQQLHQQAELAAMRARIRAILAHPAAAQALDDLQHSALRLLVPQLIKEAKVVQAVRARSEREVGQFMKTGQAAENQRVGQLLNDILQQALQVDWQRQAVRRLPAPLPPVGVALANLPLIERLRIKSLDGGGQAELLLATQYADLDQVEDEFWQAFEGLDRQALLAQTLQVLEASAQPMTLAALAQALPPGEHDLETLALWLALARESGAVFDDGQEHITTGGAQGEWRFTVPRVALQAQALRAVDADW, from the coding sequence ATGCCCACCCTCGACCAGCAGCGCACGCACAAATACATCGCCGCCCGCCAGCAGCACCCCGCGTGGCTGCTGCTGGCCTCGCGCCGGGCGCCGTTGACGCTCAGCTGCCTGGACGCGCTGTTCGAGCACCAGCGCGATGGCGTGGGCTTCGATGCCGCCGTGCAGGCGCTGGCCGACATGCTGGCCGCGCACGCCAACCAGCCCGAATACGACATCGACCCCGCAGACCTGCCCGCCCAGGCGCGGCGCGAGCTGCGCGAGTGGATACGGCGCGGCCTGGTCACCGAGCGCGAGGGGCGCGTGCACGAGACCGACGCGCTCAAGACCGCGCTGCGCTTCGTGGCGCAGCTCGACGGGCGCATGATGACTTCCACCGCCTCGCGCCTGGCCGTGGTGCAGCGCGAGATCGACAACCTGGCCACCGCGCTCGACCCCGACCCGGCCAGCCGCGCCGAGCACCTGGAGCGCCGCATGCAGGACTTGCAGCAGCAGCTGGACGACGTGCGCGCGGGCCGCATCACCGCGCTGACTCCTGAACAAGCCGTCGAAGGCATCCGCGAGGTCCATGCGCTGGCCACCAGCCTGCGCGCGGACTTCCGCCGCGTGGAGGATTCGTGGCGCGAGGCCGACCGCGCGCTGCGCCAGGCCATCCTGGGCGCGCAGCACCACCGCGGCGCGGTGATGGACCAGCTGCTCGACGGCCACGCCAGCCTGCTCAACACGCAGGAGGGCCGCGTGTTCGAGAACTTCCAGCAGCAGCTCCACCAGCAGGCCGAGCTGGCCGCCATGCGCGCGCGCATCCGCGCCATCCTGGCGCACCCGGCCGCCGCGCAGGCGCTGGACGACTTGCAGCACAGCGCGCTGCGCCTGCTGGTGCCCCAGCTCATCAAGGAAGCCAAGGTAGTGCAGGCCGTGCGCGCGCGCAGCGAGCGCGAGGTGGGCCAGTTCATGAAGACCGGCCAGGCGGCCGAGAACCAGCGCGTGGGGCAGCTGCTCAACGACATCCTGCAACAAGCCCTGCAGGTGGACTGGCAGCGCCAGGCCGTGCGCCGCCTGCCCGCGCCGCTGCCGCCCGTGGGCGTGGCGCTGGCGAACCTGCCGCTGATCGAGCGGCTGCGCATCAAGTCGCTGGACGGCGGCGGCCAGGCCGAGCTGCTGCTGGCCACGCAGTACGCCGACCTCGACCAGGTGGAGGACGAGTTCTGGCAGGCCTTCGAGGGGCTGGACCGGCAGGCACTGCTGGCGCAAACGCTGCAGGTGCTGGAAGCCAGCGCCCAGCCCATGACCCTGGCCGCGCTGGCCCAGGCGCTGCCGCCGGGCGAGCACGACCTGGAGACGCTGGCCCTGTGGCTGGCACTGGCGCGCGAGTCGGGGGCAGTGTTCGATGACGGCCAGGAACACATCACGACGGGCGGCGCGCAGGGCGAATGGCGCTTTACCGTGCCGCGCGTGGCGCTGCAAGCGCAGGCGCTGCGGGCGGTGGATGCGGATTGGTAA
- a CDS encoding DUF4194 domain-containing protein encodes MPPDTPDIFDQWASATPAPDAPDAGNAPPEPAPESAAATPLALRRAVQELLKHGLLEQSAKPHLFRQIATHTPRVDALLEPLDLRVKVDDMRGLAFVAITGDYQPEGDDEDEWTHPLVRRQRLTLEQSLLLAILRREFLQREQEGGLGVPVHTTVDALLPQLEIYLGATGSDMQERKRLLNLLENLRAHGVVSEVDGNESLAIRPMIVHLANPENLQALLQRLREAASAPPPEGSE; translated from the coding sequence ATGCCACCCGATACCCCCGACATCTTCGACCAATGGGCCAGCGCCACGCCCGCGCCCGATGCGCCGGATGCCGGGAACGCACCGCCCGAACCTGCCCCTGAGTCCGCCGCCGCCACGCCCCTGGCCCTGCGCCGCGCCGTGCAGGAGCTGCTCAAACACGGCCTGCTGGAGCAATCCGCCAAGCCGCACCTGTTCCGCCAGATCGCCACCCACACCCCGCGCGTCGATGCGCTGCTGGAGCCGCTGGATCTGCGCGTGAAGGTGGATGACATGCGCGGCCTGGCCTTCGTCGCCATCACCGGGGACTACCAGCCCGAGGGCGACGACGAGGACGAATGGACGCACCCGCTGGTGCGCCGCCAGCGGCTCACGCTGGAGCAGTCGCTGCTGCTGGCGATCCTGCGGCGCGAGTTTTTGCAACGCGAGCAGGAGGGCGGCTTGGGCGTGCCCGTGCACACCACCGTGGATGCGCTGCTGCCGCAACTGGAGATCTACCTGGGCGCCACCGGCAGCGACATGCAAGAGCGCAAGCGCCTCTTGAACCTGCTGGAAAACCTGCGCGCGCACGGCGTGGTGTCGGAGGTGGACGGCAACGAGAGCCTGGCCATCCGCCCCATGATCGTGCACCTGGCCAACCCCGAGAACCTGCAGGCGCTGCTGCAGCGCCTGCGCGAGGCCGCAAGCGCCCCGCCGCCCGAGGGCAGCGAATGA
- a CDS encoding AAA family ATPase, with protein MMMNGYRLHELHLYNWGAFAGRHQAHIDAGNTAVIGPTGSGKTTLIDALMTLLCASPRYNLASTGGHESDRDLVSYVRGATGPGNDSGDHIARTGRCVTGIAARLVRGDDANDSVLIGAILWFDGSSSSVADMGRRWGFAQGRDHSLDAWLEEHHGGGARALGRLEKATDGLNFYTSKSAYLARLQRFFEVGPNAFTLLNRAAGLKQLNSIDEIFRELVLDDHSAFDDALQVAGSFDELAAIHAELELANRQYLALLPLRALAEQEQRQRTQLEELRLLHAALPQWFAAQGARLWGERLAELNAALDAGQRQTTELNTQREAAEAQAQTLLATYLRCGGGDVKLLESSIATQQATVKQKQADAATYRTLARNLGLQCPAALSAQTLAEHQQQATPALQTLETEQRDLQDAAEQAVTNERNAHAALEALRADLRAVRQRPGSNLPVEFTQFRADLAEHLQLSADALPFAAELVEVPKAHQPWRGAIERALGSHRLRILVPRDAMDDALRWVNQRHNRLHVRLLEVREPATPAPFWPDGFARKLTLKPHACAGTLRQLLIELDRHCVDSPEALRTTPHAMTREGLMSGKTGQFDKQDQRRIDQDWMTGFDNRDRVAHLERQIADGAHDWDALQKAKLLALDAQALAAQKAVMWQQLQTLRWDAIDTASASTQLAQLQQRLDALLDPQSDAAQAKVRWEAAHRRSQDAAKALLAHQTAQAAMQARRDTAQARQADYAERQSAPADDAAQWHDAITALLAEPPACEQLDRQERQTLAQSSARIDKHTGQLAELHKDVIRQMAKAQKEDRGALADLLQEVDALPPYLERLRTLEEEALPEKRQRFQDYLNTASDQGVSTLLSGIEAQVTEITERIDQLNQTLARVDFQAGRYLQLDPQPVLHPSLQNLNKALAHLRSERLQGDGGHSHYQALQTLVELLREHATNRRTKAAQALLDARYRLQFAVHVLDRATGQVLERRTGSQGGSGGEKEIIASYVLTASLSYALCPQGRSQPLFATIVLDEAFSKSSQTVAARIIQALREFGLHALFVTPNKELRLLRNHTRSAVVVHRVGRQATLASLSWEELGKRANQRQGMDKSKP; from the coding sequence ATGATGATGAACGGCTACCGCCTGCACGAGCTGCACCTGTACAACTGGGGCGCCTTCGCGGGCCGCCACCAGGCGCACATCGACGCGGGCAACACGGCCGTCATCGGCCCCACGGGCAGCGGCAAGACCACGCTGATCGACGCGCTGATGACGCTGCTGTGCGCCAGCCCGCGCTACAACCTGGCATCGACCGGCGGGCATGAAAGCGACCGCGACCTCGTGTCCTACGTGCGCGGTGCGACCGGGCCGGGCAACGACAGCGGCGACCACATCGCGCGCACGGGCCGCTGCGTGACGGGCATCGCGGCGCGGCTGGTGCGTGGTGATGACGCGAATGACAGCGTGCTCATCGGCGCCATCCTCTGGTTCGACGGCAGCAGCTCCAGCGTGGCCGACATGGGGCGGCGCTGGGGCTTTGCACAAGGCCGCGACCACAGCCTGGATGCGTGGCTGGAGGAACACCACGGCGGCGGCGCCCGCGCCCTGGGGCGGCTGGAGAAGGCCACCGACGGCCTGAACTTCTACACCAGCAAATCCGCCTACCTCGCGCGGCTGCAGCGCTTCTTCGAGGTCGGCCCCAACGCCTTCACCCTGCTCAACCGCGCGGCGGGCTTGAAGCAGCTCAACAGCATCGACGAGATCTTCCGCGAGCTGGTGCTGGACGACCACAGCGCCTTCGACGACGCGCTGCAGGTGGCGGGCAGCTTCGACGAACTCGCCGCCATCCACGCCGAGCTGGAACTGGCCAACCGCCAGTACCTCGCCCTGCTGCCGCTGCGCGCACTGGCCGAGCAGGAACAGCGGCAGCGCACGCAACTGGAAGAACTGCGCCTGCTGCACGCCGCGCTGCCGCAGTGGTTTGCCGCGCAGGGCGCGCGGCTGTGGGGCGAGCGCCTGGCGGAATTGAACGCCGCACTCGACGCAGGCCAGCGCCAGACCACGGAACTGAACACCCAGCGTGAAGCTGCCGAGGCCCAGGCGCAAACCCTGCTCGCAACCTACCTGCGCTGCGGCGGCGGCGACGTGAAACTGTTGGAAAGCAGCATCGCCACCCAACAGGCGACCGTGAAACAGAAGCAGGCCGACGCCGCCACCTACCGCACCCTGGCGCGCAACCTGGGCCTCCAATGTCCCGCCGCCCTCAGCGCGCAAACGCTGGCCGAGCACCAGCAGCAAGCCACGCCCGCGCTGCAGACCCTCGAAACCGAGCAGCGCGACCTGCAGGACGCCGCCGAACAGGCTGTGACCAACGAGCGCAACGCCCATGCCGCGCTCGAAGCCCTGCGCGCCGACCTGCGCGCCGTGCGCCAGCGCCCCGGCTCCAACCTGCCCGTGGAGTTCACCCAGTTCCGCGCCGACCTGGCCGAGCACCTGCAACTGAGCGCCGACGCGCTGCCCTTCGCCGCCGAACTGGTCGAGGTGCCCAAGGCCCACCAACCCTGGCGCGGCGCCATCGAACGCGCGCTGGGCAGCCACCGCCTGCGCATCCTCGTGCCGCGCGATGCCATGGATGACGCACTGCGCTGGGTCAACCAGCGCCACAACCGCCTGCACGTGCGCCTGCTGGAAGTGCGCGAACCCGCCACGCCCGCGCCGTTCTGGCCGGACGGCTTCGCGCGCAAGCTCACCCTCAAGCCCCACGCCTGCGCGGGCACGCTGCGCCAGTTGCTCATCGAACTGGACCGCCACTGCGTGGACAGCCCCGAAGCCCTGCGCACCACCCCGCACGCCATGACGCGCGAGGGCCTGATGTCCGGCAAGACCGGCCAGTTCGACAAGCAGGACCAGCGCCGCATCGACCAGGACTGGATGACCGGCTTTGACAACCGCGACCGCGTGGCGCACCTGGAGCGGCAGATCGCCGACGGCGCGCACGATTGGGATGCGCTACAAAAAGCGAAGCTGCTGGCGCTTGATGCACAAGCGCTGGCGGCCCAAAAGGCTGTGATGTGGCAGCAACTGCAAACGCTGCGCTGGGACGCCATCGACACCGCCAGCGCCAGCACGCAACTGGCGCAGTTGCAGCAACGGCTGGATGCCCTGCTCGACCCGCAGTCCGACGCCGCCCAGGCCAAGGTGCGCTGGGAGGCCGCGCACCGGCGCAGCCAGGACGCCGCCAAAGCACTGCTTGCACACCAGACCGCGCAGGCAGCCATGCAAGCGCGCCGCGACACCGCCCAGGCCCGGCAGGCCGACTACGCCGAGCGCCAGTCCGCCCCGGCCGACGATGCCGCGCAGTGGCACGACGCCATCACCGCGCTGCTGGCAGAACCACCCGCCTGCGAGCAGCTCGACCGCCAGGAGCGCCAGACCCTGGCCCAGTCCAGCGCCCGGATCGACAAGCACACCGGCCAGCTCGCCGAACTGCACAAGGACGTCATCCGCCAGATGGCCAAGGCGCAAAAGGAAGACCGCGGCGCGCTGGCCGACCTGCTGCAGGAAGTGGATGCCCTGCCGCCCTACCTGGAGCGCCTGCGCACGCTGGAGGAAGAAGCCCTGCCGGAAAAGCGCCAGCGCTTCCAGGACTATCTCAACACCGCCAGCGACCAGGGCGTCAGCACGCTGCTGTCGGGCATCGAGGCGCAGGTGACCGAGATCACGGAGCGCATCGACCAGCTCAACCAGACCCTGGCGCGCGTGGACTTCCAGGCGGGCCGCTATCTGCAGCTCGACCCCCAGCCCGTGCTGCACCCCAGCCTGCAGAACCTGAACAAGGCCCTGGCCCACCTGCGCAGCGAACGCCTGCAGGGTGACGGCGGCCACAGCCACTACCAGGCGCTGCAAACCCTGGTCGAACTGCTGCGCGAACACGCCACCAACCGCCGCACCAAGGCCGCGCAGGCGCTGCTGGACGCGCGCTACCGGCTGCAATTCGCCGTCCACGTGCTCGACCGCGCCACGGGCCAGGTGCTGGAGCGGCGCACCGGCTCGCAGGGCGGCAGCGGCGGCGAGAAGGAAATCATCGCCAGCTACGTGCTCACCGCGTCGCTCAGCTATGCGCTGTGCCCGCAAGGCCGCAGCCAGCCGCTGTTCGCCACCATCGTGCTGGACGAGGCGTTCTCCAAAAGCTCGCAGACCGTGGCCGCGCGCATCATCCAGGCGCTGCGCGAGTTCGGGCTGCACGCGCTGTTCGTCACGCCGAACAAGGAACTGCGCCTGCTGCGCAACCACACGCGCAGCGCGGTGGTGGTGCACCGGGTGGGGCGGCAGGCGACGCTGGCGTCGCTGAGCTGGGAGGAGCTGGGGAAGCGGGCAAACCAACGGCAGGGCATGGATAAAAGCAAGCCGTAG
- a CDS encoding HlyD family efflux transporter periplasmic adaptor subunit encodes MSPQPQRLLTLAAAVTAAGLLAFYGWQRMQSTESTEGFISGNGRIEATEIDIAARQGGRLLDVLAGEGDFVQAGQVLARMQVDTLNAQRDEARAQHAQALTAVATAQAQVAARESDRQSALAQAAARESELDAARRKLERSQALAAQGMWPLQELDNDRARVQGAQASVTAARAQATAAQAAIDAARSQVAGARAAVAALEATQARIGADIADAALKAPRDGRVQFRVAQPGEVVAAGGKVLNMVDLADVSMAFFVPETVAGRIAIGSEARIVLDAAPQFVIPARVSFVSATAQFTPKTVETASERQKLMFRVKAQIDRALLQKHLQQVKTGLPGVAWLRTDPQREWPAHLAVKVPE; translated from the coding sequence ATGTCGCCTCAACCCCAACGCCTCTTGACCCTGGCAGCCGCCGTCACCGCGGCGGGCCTGCTGGCCTTCTACGGCTGGCAGCGGATGCAGTCCACCGAATCCACCGAGGGCTTCATCAGCGGCAACGGCCGCATCGAGGCCACCGAGATCGACATCGCCGCGCGCCAGGGCGGGCGGCTGCTCGACGTGCTGGCGGGCGAGGGCGACTTCGTGCAGGCCGGGCAGGTGCTGGCGCGCATGCAGGTGGACACGCTCAACGCCCAGCGCGACGAGGCGCGGGCGCAGCATGCGCAGGCGCTCACGGCGGTGGCGACGGCGCAGGCCCAGGTGGCGGCGCGCGAGAGCGACCGCCAGAGCGCCCTGGCCCAGGCCGCCGCGCGCGAGAGCGAGCTGGACGCGGCGCGGCGCAAACTGGAACGCTCGCAGGCATTGGCCGCGCAAGGCATGTGGCCCTTGCAGGAGCTGGACAACGACCGCGCCCGCGTGCAAGGCGCGCAGGCCAGCGTGACCGCCGCGCGCGCCCAGGCCACGGCCGCGCAGGCCGCCATCGACGCGGCGCGCTCGCAGGTGGCGGGGGCGCGGGCCGCCGTGGCGGCGCTGGAGGCCACCCAGGCGCGCATCGGCGCCGACATTGCCGACGCCGCGCTCAAGGCCCCGCGCGACGGGCGCGTGCAGTTCCGCGTGGCGCAGCCGGGCGAGGTGGTGGCCGCTGGCGGCAAGGTGCTCAACATGGTGGACCTGGCCGACGTGTCCATGGCCTTCTTCGTGCCCGAGACGGTGGCCGGGCGCATCGCCATCGGCAGCGAGGCGCGCATCGTGCTCGACGCCGCGCCGCAGTTCGTGATTCCGGCGCGGGTGTCGTTCGTCTCGGCCACGGCGCAGTTCACGCCCAAGACGGTGGAGACGGCGAGCGAGCGGCAAAAGCTCATGTTCCGCGTGAAGGCGCAGATCGACCGGGCGCTGCTGCAAAAGCACTTGCAGCAGGTCAAGACCGGCCTGCCCGGCGTGGCTTGGCTGCGCACGGACCCGCAGCGCGAGTGGCCCGCGCACCTCGCCGTGAAAGTGCCGGAATGA
- the rbbA gene encoding ribosome-associated ATPase/putative transporter RbbA translates to MADPAVRLHDVQLRYGTACALDGVTLDIPAGCMAGFIGPDGVGKSSLLALVAGARALQQGRVEVLGGDMAQAAHRRRVCPRIAYMPQGLGRNLYPTLSVEENLQFFARLFGHGAAERRRRIDELTRRTGLAPFLARPAGKLSGGMKQKLGLCCALIHDPDLLILDEPTTGVDPLARAQFWDLIADIRRGQPGMSVLVATAYMDEAQRFDWIVTLDAGRVLATGTPAELLARTGSDTLEQAFIHLLPEERRRGHAPVEIPPLAATQDDIAIEAQGLTMRFGDFVAVDGVSLRIRRGEIFGFLGSNGCGKSTTMKMLTGLLEATEGRAWLFGQPVDPRDIATRRRVGYMSQAFSLYGELTVQQNLVLHARLFHVPEGEIAARVEDMVQRFGLAEVRASLPAGLPLGMRQRLSLAVAMVHKPELLILDEPTSGVDPVARDAFWRLLVELSRRERVTIFISTHFMNEAERCDRMSMMHAGRVLDSDAPAALVQKRGAASLEEAFIGYLLEAAGESKIIASGARPSMVSDTKPSETKEQQAQAAPEKRAHRHRPFSLQRLLSYAWREALELRRDPVRATLALAGSVILLFVMGFGINMDVQALRFAVLDHDQTALSRQYVDELAGSRYFIEQPPIADAAEMDRRLRSGELALALEFPPGFARDVSRGGASGGPVQIGAWIDGSMPMRAETVAGYVQGMHQGWLASQAQARGMGSALAAPASIETRFRYNPDVRSLPAMVPAVIPLLLMMIPAMLAALAVVREKELGSILNLYVTPVTRSEFLLGKQLPYVLLALLNFGMLALLAVTVFGVPVTGSLATLCAAALLYAVCATGIGLLASSFTRSQVAALFLAMIGTMIPAAQYSGMLDPVSSLEGAARWIGAVYPATHFIDISRGVFNKALHFADLAHAFWALLAAVPVILALSIALLKKQER, encoded by the coding sequence GTGGCTGACCCGGCAGTGCGCCTGCACGATGTGCAACTGCGCTACGGCACGGCGTGCGCGCTGGATGGCGTGACGCTGGACATTCCCGCAGGCTGCATGGCGGGCTTCATCGGCCCCGACGGCGTGGGCAAGTCCAGCCTGCTGGCGCTGGTGGCCGGGGCGCGCGCGCTGCAACAGGGCCGCGTCGAGGTGCTGGGCGGCGACATGGCGCAGGCCGCGCACCGCCGCCGCGTGTGCCCGCGCATCGCCTACATGCCGCAGGGGCTGGGGCGCAACCTGTACCCCACGCTGTCGGTGGAGGAGAACCTGCAATTCTTCGCCCGCCTGTTCGGCCACGGAGCAGCGGAGCGGCGCCGCCGCATCGACGAACTGACGCGGCGCACGGGCCTGGCGCCCTTCCTGGCGCGGCCCGCGGGCAAGCTCTCGGGCGGCATGAAGCAGAAGCTGGGCCTGTGCTGCGCGCTGATCCACGACCCCGACCTGCTGATCCTGGACGAGCCGACCACCGGCGTGGACCCGCTGGCGCGCGCGCAGTTCTGGGATTTGATCGCCGACATCCGGCGCGGCCAGCCCGGCATGAGCGTGCTGGTCGCCACGGCCTACATGGACGAGGCGCAGCGCTTCGACTGGATCGTGACCCTGGACGCGGGCCGCGTGCTCGCCACCGGCACGCCCGCCGAGCTGCTGGCGCGCACGGGCAGCGACACGCTGGAGCAAGCCTTCATCCACCTGCTGCCCGAGGAGCGGCGGCGCGGCCACGCGCCGGTGGAGATTCCGCCGCTGGCCGCCACGCAGGACGACATCGCCATCGAGGCCCAGGGGCTGACCATGCGCTTCGGCGATTTCGTGGCGGTCGATGGCGTGAGCCTGCGCATCCGGCGCGGCGAGATCTTCGGCTTTCTCGGCTCCAACGGCTGCGGCAAGTCCACCACCATGAAGATGCTGACCGGCCTGCTGGAGGCGACCGAAGGCCGGGCGTGGCTGTTCGGCCAGCCGGTGGACCCGCGCGACATCGCCACGCGGCGGCGCGTGGGCTATATGTCGCAGGCGTTCTCGCTGTACGGCGAGCTGACGGTGCAGCAGAACCTGGTGCTGCACGCGCGGCTGTTCCACGTGCCCGAGGGCGAGATCGCCGCGCGCGTGGAGGACATGGTGCAGCGCTTCGGCCTGGCCGAGGTGCGCGCCAGCCTGCCCGCGGGCCTGCCGCTGGGCATGCGCCAAAGGTTGTCGCTGGCCGTGGCGATGGTGCATAAACCCGAGCTGCTGATCCTGGACGAGCCGACCTCAGGCGTGGACCCGGTCGCGCGCGATGCGTTCTGGCGGCTGCTGGTGGAGCTGTCGCGGCGCGAGCGGGTGACGATCTTCATCTCCACCCACTTCATGAACGAGGCCGAGCGCTGCGACCGCATGTCGATGATGCACGCGGGCCGCGTGCTGGACAGCGACGCGCCCGCCGCGCTGGTGCAAAAGCGCGGCGCGGCCAGCCTGGAAGAAGCCTTTATCGGCTATCTGCTGGAGGCGGCGGGGGAATCAAAAATCATAGCTTCTGGCGCTCGTCCTTCCATGGTTTCAGATACAAAACCATCTGAAACCAAGGAACAGCAGGCGCAAGCAGCTCCTGAAAAAAGAGCACACCGCCACCGCCCTTTCAGCCTGCAACGCCTGCTGTCCTACGCCTGGCGCGAGGCGCTGGAGCTGCGCCGCGACCCGGTGCGCGCCACGCTGGCGCTGGCGGGCTCGGTGATCCTGTTGTTCGTCATGGGCTTCGGCATCAACATGGACGTGCAGGCGCTGCGCTTCGCCGTGCTCGACCACGACCAGACGGCGCTGAGCCGCCAGTACGTGGACGAGCTCGCGGGCTCGCGCTACTTCATCGAGCAGCCGCCCATCGCGGATGCGGCGGAGATGGACCGGCGCCTGCGCAGCGGCGAACTGGCGCTGGCGCTGGAGTTCCCGCCCGGCTTCGCGCGCGACGTGTCCCGGGGTGGCGCGTCTGGCGGGCCCGTACAGATCGGCGCGTGGATCGACGGCTCCATGCCCATGCGCGCCGAGACGGTGGCGGGCTACGTGCAGGGCATGCACCAGGGCTGGCTGGCCAGTCAGGCGCAGGCGCGCGGCATGGGCAGCGCGCTGGCCGCGCCCGCCAGCATCGAGACCCGCTTTCGCTACAACCCCGACGTGCGCAGCCTGCCCGCCATGGTGCCCGCCGTGATCCCGCTGCTGCTGATGATGATCCCCGCCATGCTCGCCGCGCTGGCCGTGGTGCGCGAGAAGGAGCTGGGCTCCATCCTCAACCTCTACGTCACACCCGTCACGCGCAGCGAGTTCCTGCTGGGCAAGCAGCTGCCCTACGTGCTGCTGGCGCTGCTCAACTTCGGCATGCTGGCGCTGCTGGCCGTCACCGTGTTCGGCGTACCCGTCACCGGCAGCCTGGCCACGCTGTGCGCGGCGGCGCTGCTGTACGCGGTGTGCGCCACGGGCATCGGGCTGCTGGCGTCCAGCTTCACGCGCAGCCAGGTGGCGGCGCTGTTCCTGGCGATGATCGGCACCATGATCCCGGCGGCGCAGTATTCGGGCATGCTCGACCCGGTGAGCTCGCTCGAAGGCGCCGCGCGCTGGATCGGCGCCGTGTACCCGGCCACGCACTTCATCGACATCAGCCGGGGCGTGTTCAACAAGGCGCTGCATTTTGCCGACCTGGCGCACGCTTTCTGGGCCCTGCTGGCGGCGGTGCCCGTCATCCTGGCGCTGTCCATCGCGCTGCTCAAGAAGCAGGAGCGCTGA